The Macaca nemestrina isolate mMacNem1 chromosome 12, mMacNem.hap1, whole genome shotgun sequence genome contains a region encoding:
- the LOC105469609 gene encoding U4/U6.U5 tri-snRNP-associated protein 1: MGSSKKHRGEKEATGTTAAAGTGGATEQPPRHREHKKHKHRSGGSGGSGGERRKRSRERGGERGSGRRGAEAEARSSTHGRERSQAEPSERRVKREKRDDGYEAAASSKTSSGDASSLSIEETNKLRAKLGLKPLEVNAIKKEAGTKEEPVTADVINPMALRQREELREKLAAAKEKRLLNQKLGKIKTLGEDDPWLDDTAAWIERSRQLQKEKDLAEKRAKLLEEMDQEFGVSTLVEEEFGQRRQDLYSARDLQGLTVEHAIDSFREGETMILTLKDKGVLQEEEDVLVNVNLVDKERAEKNVELRKKKPDYLPYAEDESVDDLAQQKPRSILSKYDEELEGEQPHSFRLEQGGMADGLRERELEEIRAKLRLQAQSLSTVGPRLASEYLTPEEMVAFRRTKRRVRKIRKKEKEVVVRADDLLPLGDQTQDGDFGSRLRGRGRRRVSEVEEEKEPVPQPLPSDDTRVENMDISDEEEGGAPQPGSPQVLEEDEAELELQKQLEKGRRLRQLQQLQQLRDSGEKVVEIVKKLESRQRGWEEDEDPERKGAIVFNATSEFCRTLGEIPTYGLAGNREEQEELMDFERDEERSANGGSESDGEENIGWSTVNLDEEKQQQDFSASSTTILDEEPIVNRGLAAALLLCQNKGLLETTVQKVARVKAPNKSLPSAVYCIEDKMAIDDKYSRREEYRGFTQDFKEKDGYKPDVKIEYVDETGRKLTPKEAFRQLSHRFHGKGSGKMKTERRMKKLDEEALLKKMSSSDTPLGTVALLQEKQKAQKTPYIVLSGSGKSMNANTITK, from the exons ATGGGGTCGTCCAAGAAGCACCGCGGAGAGAAGGAGGCGACCGGGACGACGGCGGCGGCCGGCACCGGGGGCGCCACCGAGCAGCCGCCGCGGCACCGGGAACACAAAAAACACAAGCACCGGAGTGGCGGCAGTGGCGGTAGCGGTGGCGAACGACGGAAGCGGAGCCGGGAACGTGGGGGCGAGCGCGGGAGCGGGCGGCGCGGGGCCGAAGCTGAGGCCCGGAGCAGCACGCACGGGCGGGAGCGCAGCCAGGCAGAGCCCTCGGAGCGGCGTGTGAAGCGGGAGAAACGCGATGACGGCTATGAGGCCG cTGCCAGCTCCAAAACTAGCTCAGGCGATGCCTCCTCACTCAGCATTGAGGAGACCAA TAAACTCCGGGCAAAGTTGGGGCTGAAACCCTTGGAGGTCAATGCCATCAAGAAGG AGGCGGGCACCAAGGAGGAGCCCGTGACAGCCGATGTCATCAATCCTATGGCCTTGCGACAGCGAGAGGAGCTGCGGGAGAAGCTGGCGGCTGCCAAGGAGAAGCGCCTGCTGAACCAAAAGCTGGG GAAGATAAAGACCCTAGGAGAGGATGATCCCTGGCTGGACGACACTGCAGCCTGGATCGAGAGGAGCCGGCAGCTGCAGAAGGAGAAAGACCTGGCAGAGAAGAGG GCAAAGTTACTGGAGGAGATGGACCAAGAGTTTGGTGTCAGCACTCTGGTAGAGGAGGAGTTCGGGCAGAGACGGCAG GACCTGTACAGTGCCCGGGACCTGCAGGGCCTCACCGTGGAGCATGCCATTGATTCCTTCCGAGAAGGGGAGACCATGATCCTCACCCTTAAGGACAAAG GCGtgctgcaggaggaggaggacgtGCTGGTGAACGTGAACCTGGTGGATAAGGAGCGGGCAGAGAAGAATGTGGAGCTGCGGAAGAAGAAGCCCGACTACCTGCCTTATGCCGAGGACGAGAGTGTGGACGACCTGGCGCAG CAAAAACCTCGCTCTATCCTGTCCAAGTACGACGAAGAGCTTGAGGGGGAGCAGCCGCATTCCTTCCGCTTGGAGCAGGGGGGCATGGCCGATGGCCTGCGGGAACGGGAGTTGGAGGAGATCCGGGCCAAGCTGCGGCTGCAGGCTCAGTCCCTGAGCACGGTGGGGCCCCGGCTGGCCTCCGAGTACCTCACACCCGAGGAGATG GTGGCCTTTAGAAGGACCAAGCGGAGGGTGAGGAAAATCCgcaagaaggagaaggaggtcGTAGTGCGGGCGGATGACCTGTTGCCTCTCGGGGACCAGACTCAGGATGGGGACTTTGGTTCCAG ACTGCGGGGACGGGGTCGCCGCCGAGTGtctgaggtggaggaggagaaggagcccGTGCCTCAGCCCCTGCCGTCGGATGACACCCGAGTGGAGAACATGGACATCAGTGATGAGG AGGAAGGTGGAGCTCCACAGCCGGGGTCCCCGCAGGTGCTGGAGGAGGACGAGGCGGAGCTGGAGCTGCAGAAGCAGCTGGAGAAGGGACGCCGGCTGCGACAGttacagcagctgcagcagctgcgAGACAGTGGCGAGAAG GTGGTGGAGATTGTGAAGAAGCTGGAGTCTCGCCAGCGGGgctgggaggaggatgaggatccTGAGCGGAAGGGGGCCATCGTGTTCAACGCCACGTCCGAGTTCTGCCGCACCTTGGGGGAGATCCCCACCTACGGGCTGGCTGGCAACCGCGAGGAACAGGAGGAGCTCATG GACTTTGAACGGGATGAGGAGCGCTCGGCCAACGGCGGCTCCGAATCTGACGGGGAGGAGAACATCGGCTGGAGCACAGTGAACCTGGAcgaggagaagcagcagcaggat TTCTCAGCCTCCTCCACCACCATCCTGGACGAGGAACCGATCGTGAATAGGGGGCTGGCGGCTGCCCTGCTCCTGTGTCAGAACAAAG GGCTGCTGGAGACCACAGTGCAGAAGGTGGCCCGGGTGAAGGCCCCCAACAAGTCGCTGCCTTCAGCCGTGTACTGCATTGAGGATAAGAT GGCCATCGATGACAAGTACAGCCGGCGGGAGGAGTACCGAGGCTTCACACAGGACTTCAAGGAGAAGGACGGCTACAAACCTGATGTTAAGATCGAATACGTGGATGAGACGGGCCGGAAACTCACACCCAAGGAG GCTTTCCGGCAGCTGTCCCACCGCTTCCATGGCAAGGGCTCAGGCAAGATGAAGACAGAGCGGCGGATGAAGAAGCTGGATGAGGAGGCG CTCCTGAAGAAGATGAGCTCCAGTGACACGCCCCTGGGCACTGTGGCCCTGCTCCAGGAGAAGCAGAAGGCTCAGAAGACCCCCTACATCGTGCTCAGCGGCAGCGGCAAGAGCATGAACGC GAACACCATCACCAAGTGA